Proteins co-encoded in one Zalophus californianus isolate mZalCal1 chromosome 9, mZalCal1.pri.v2, whole genome shotgun sequence genomic window:
- the LOC113921747 gene encoding testis-specific H1 histone encodes MAEVAGSTGESKGTEVKTQQAAEKTLTALPRQGLRSVLKVSQLLLRAITEHKGLTLAALKKELGNAGYEMRRKCCRHSGDALWSEVKGTLLRVSSSDASGYFRVWKIPKPKRRPGRLRLEEGVRFSRRTLPRPWSPRRRCTHRRAAKKAREVWRRSTKVNTRGRKIRPRAKDSVRSRAREEVRAKGMDEGRGRTKKEDIRPRTREKRPGPKPREEKQQDPVKPVKRTIQKTALVKTDRHSSSQGKTHDLRAARTKTY; translated from the coding sequence ATGGCTGAGGTGGCTGGGTCCACTGGTGAATCCAAAGGCACTGAAGTTAAAACCCAGCAGGCCGCGGAGAAAACCCTCACGGCCCTGCCGAGGCAGGGCCTGCGCTCCGTGCTCAAAGTGTCCCAGCTGTTGCTCCGAGCCATCACCGAGCACAAAGGGCTGACTCTGGCTGCCCTCAAGAAGGAGCTTGGAAATGCTGGCTACGAAATGCGACGGAAGTGCTGCCGCCACTCGGGCGATGCACTCTGGTCTGAGGTTAAGGGCACGCTTCTCCGGGTCAGCAGCAGCGATGCTTCTGGCTACTTCAGGGTTTGGAAGATTCCGAAGCCGAAGAGAAGGCCAGGACGCCTGAGGCTGGAAGAGGGCGTGCGCTTTTCGAGGAGGACCCTTCCCCGGCCTTGGAGCCCACGGCGGCGCTGCACTCATCGCAGGGCCGCCAAGAAGGCCAGGGAAGTCTGGAGACGCAGCACGAAGGTAAACACAAGGGGGCGGAAGATAAGGCCAAGAGCCAAGGACTCGGTGCGTTCCAGAGCCAGGGAGGAAGTGAGGGCCAAGGGGATGGACGAGGGGAGAGGACGGACCAAGAAGGAAGACATCAGGCCTAGGACCCGAGAGAAGAGGCCAGGCCCGAAGCCCAGGGAAGAGAAGCAGCAGGACCCGGTGAAGCCGGTAAAACGCACCATCCAGAAGACAGCTTTGGTTAAAACTGACCGACATTCTAGCAGTCAGGGGAAGACTCATGACCTAAGGGCTGCTCGCACAAAGACTTACTAA